A stretch of the Macrobrachium nipponense isolate FS-2020 chromosome 23, ASM1510439v2, whole genome shotgun sequence genome encodes the following:
- the LOC135200912 gene encoding uncharacterized protein LOC135200912 codes for MGKEEVRGRGGGDSAKDNEVRVVRMRRWCCAVRRCAHRLLLIVVIVSVLFVSLPLLGGRSGDGGEEEDGDGAPPEGGAWPPQPLFHDNFLVENEDEVEDDGVAAGQEMTEGGAAGERPYPYGRALVVSWSGPQSLLERLLPGDPPPRSTVTFNMSYPPSPSLNCISTKFEPSFTICPHSAEDDKYISGQLLSEGSWELYIVKLFTLAMKYYPSSTVIDLGAHVGVYSLLAATVGVPAVAVEPVWASAVRLHAAAVSGGLAGKVTLLLHAAAHERFYAKLRYRPGNLGGTSVEQVTAQISEKIRKTKPRDAVTTVTLNDLSQYVNTSTVILKIDIEGWECRALLGGTRFLSSHFAPYIFMEWSVVANNRHKYHAPCRLQHLQQMVQWLTSRGYHAYISKTGMELNSAKLENWRAGDIYWRHRTAPRLHHP; via the exons TAGTCATCGTGAGCGTTCTCTTCGTGTCCCTGCCCCTGCTGGGGGGGAGATCGGGAGatggaggggaagaggaggacgGCGACGGAGCGCCGCCAGAGGGGGGCGCCTGGCCCCCCCAGCCCCTCTTCCACGACAACTTCCTGGTGGAGAACGAAGACGAAGTCGAAGACGATGGAGTCGCCGCCGGGCAGGAGATGACTGAGGGAGGAGCCGCGGGAGAAAGGCCGTATCCG TATGGCAGAGCGCTGGTGGTCTCCTGGTCTGGTCCTCAGTCACTGCTCGAGCGATTACTCCCGGGGGACCCTCCCCCGAGGAGTACGGTCACGTTCAACATGTCTTATCCCCCATCGCCTTCGCTTAACTGTATCTCGACAAA ATTCGAGCCATCTTTCACCATCTGCCCGCATTCGGCCGAGGATGACAAGTACATATCAGGGCAGCTCCTCTCTGAAGGGAGCTGGGAGCTCTACATCGTCAAGCTCTTTACTTTGGCTATGAAATATTATcc CTCTAGCACGGTGATAGACCTGGGCGCTCACGTGGGCGTGTACAGTCTCTTGGCGGCCACCGTGGGCGTACCGGCCGTGGCCGTAGAGCCCGTGTGGGCGTCCGCCGTCAGGCTTCACGCAGCGGCGGTGTCCGGAGGACTGGCCGGAAAAGTCACGCTCCTTTTGCACGCTGCCGCCCACGAGAGGTTCTATGCTAAG tTGCGGTACCGCCCAGGGAACCTCGGTGGAACCTCGGTGGAGCAGGTCACGGCTCAGATATCCGAGAAGATCCGGAAAACGAAACCCCGCGATGCTGTGACCACGGTGACCTTGAATGACCTCTCGCAATACGTCAACACTTCGACTGTTATCCTCAAGATTGACATTG AGGGTTGGGAATGCCGAGCTCTGCTAGGTGGCACCCGCTTCCTGAGCAGTCATTTCGCCCCTTACATATTCATGGAGTGGTCAGTCGTTGCCAATAACCGCCACAAGTACCACGCCCCCTGCCGTCTGCAACACCTCCAGCAAATGGTTCAGTGGCTGACGAGCAGAGGCTACCACGCTTACATCTCCAAGACTGGCATGGAGCTGAACTCGGCCAAGCTGGAGAACTGGAGGGCCGGGGATATCTACTGGAGGCACCGGACTGCGCCAAGGCTGCATCACCCGTAG
- the LOC135200926 gene encoding uncharacterized protein LOC135200926: MKWTVVFVALTLVIASDAGSSRSLSAEDGTPARKRQEREAPREGNLKEPMLELRRTKRQAIKALNCSALFPSAPSGCAVFNHNTTYGYPAVGTGRRNPERGFYTYTESKASSWTPVDPLSLNDLVNRGHTLFYRVYVLDTFVNTNISDDILQKIRKDFVDIRTAGLKVLLRFCYSLNGSVIADAPPLQLKKHIQQLAPIFQEHVGVIALVQAGFIGVWGEWYYTANYGNEGNISPTDYQNRRQVVTDLLAALPASRQIALRTPNFKRKIVERVTSVTSAEAYTNTKVARIGHHNDCFLASDTDFGTYLNKSDEYPYLKNETLYVSQGGETCNPNPTRSDCTTAKIELQELHFTYLNSEYHGTVLQSWKTQGCYNTIDHSLGYRFIGMFSRIPSSIKRGTTVTVGIKVKNVGYSAPINYRSAQMVIIGCSGTMYTSPLQAGLDLRRCQPGECIIDATLSVPSAAPTGVYKVLLKLPDGESTLASLKEYNIVIENLIHSANLTSRLNLLGTTSIVS, from the exons ATGAAGTGGACGGTCGTTTTCGTGGCGCTGACGTTGGTCATCGCCTCGGATGCTGGATCCTCCAGGAGCCTCAGCGCTGAGGACGGCACTCCCGCGAGGAAAAGGCAGGAAAGGGAGGCTCCAAGGGAAGGGAATCTCAAGGAACCGATGTTGGAACTTCGACGGACTAAGCGGCAAG CGATTAAAGCTTTGAACTGCAGCGCTCTCTTCCCAAGCGCACCGAGCGGATGTGCCGTGTTCAATCACAACA CTACCTACGGATACCCAGCAGTAGGAACCGGCAGGAGAAACCCGGAGCGTGGATTCTACACTTACACGGAGAGCAAAGCATCCAGCTGGACACCAGTCGACCCACTGAGCCTGAATGATTTGGTCAACCGAGGTCACACCCTCTTTTACAG AGTGTACGTCCTAGACACGTTCGTCAACACAAACATCAGCGACGACATCCTGCAGAAGATAAGGAAAGATTTCGTGGACATCCGAACTGCTGGTTTGAAG GTGCTCTTAAGGTTCTGCTACAGTTTAAACGGTTCGGTCATCGCGGACGCTCCTCCTCTGCAGCTGAAGAAGCACATTCAGCAACTCGCTCCCATTTTCCAG gagCACGTAGGTGTCATAGCTCTAGTGCAGGCAGGCTTCATTGGAGTGTGGGGAGAGTGGTACTACACGGCCAACTATGGCAACGAAGGCAACATATCTCCGACTGATTACCAGAATCGACGACAGGTCGTGACTGACCTTTTAGCAGCATTGCCAGCATCCAG GCAAATCGCGCTGCGCACACCAAACTTTAAGAGGAAGATTGTGGAGAGAGTTACATCTGTTACTTCAGCCGAGGCGTATACGAATACTAAG GTTGCAAGAATTGGCCACCACAACGACTGTTTTCTGGCATCTGACACGGATTTTGGGACCTACTTAAACAAGTCTGACGAATACCCTTACCTTAAGAATGAAACACTGTATGTGTCACAAGGGGGTGAAACTTGTAACCCCAATCCAACCAG GTCTGATTGCACCACTGCAAAAATAGAACTCCAGGAGCTTCACTTCACTTACTTGAATTCGGAGTATCACGGAACTGTGCTCCAATCATGGAAGACCCAAGGATGTTATAACACA ATCGACCATTCACTTGGGTATCGCTTCATTGGCATGTTTTCAAGAATACCATCATCGATAAAGAGAGGGACCACTGTTACGGTTGGCATCAAGGTGAAGAATGTTGGTTACTCTGCACCAATCAACTACCGGTCAGCGCAG ATGGTGATCATCGGCTGTTCAGGAACGATGTACACCTCACCTCTCCAGGCGGGTCTTGACCTTCGACGTTGTCAACCTGGGGAGTGTATCATAGATGCCACTCTTTCGGTGCCCTCTGCAGCTCCAACAGGTGTATACAAG GTACTGCTTAAACTGCCTGATGGCGAGAGCACCTTGGCAAGTCTCAAAGAGTACAACATCGTCATTGAGAACCTGATTCACTCAGCTAACCTTACCAGCAGACTCAATCTACTGGGTACAACGAGCATCGTATCCTAA